The Camelina sativa cultivar DH55 chromosome 16, Cs, whole genome shotgun sequence sequence TGTGTATAATAGTGTAGACAAACCTgaatatgtaataataataaaatctttgaataattaattatgtaatgAAACggccacatatatatatatatatgcttggaTATATGCGCGTATACTTGGATACAtacttatataatatactatttgACAATTTTTGACTACTCACATCACATGCGAGGAGTGTCAAAATAAAGGTACAAGGGTTTCTAGCTTGTTGGGTCAACACATTAGAGGTATGATACGTTGGAGTTTAGGAGTTATTTATTAATACACACGTATGTTTGTGctattatcatattttttttttcttagatcaTATCCCCTGACTTTTTGatctaagttaaaaatcaaatctcttcTAAACATAAGTTTAACGTTTACTCGTGTAACTTAAGTTTATTATACAcatgaaaacattttaatttgttcCTTAATTAGCTTCAGCAGCATGCAAAATGACGACTAATATATGTATAGGAAAGCTTCGGCGTTTATGGTTTACATCAGCAATTGGctctatttcttttttcaacCATACATCACTTCAATACGTTCATTAATATTGGTCAACTCGGCACTTgaattgtaataataatattctcaAGAATATGAGGACGTTAAGTTTGTGTAGACgagaatttaataattatatttttgcagTCCACACATGATATGGTACCGCGTACAAAAGACTGAAGTGAAGAgaaccaaaaattgaaaaagagtAATTGATTAATGTTAAAACCGGCCACATAAATTATTCTTAACATGCATGACACTCTCACAAAACGATCGCAATTCgagtattttaatttaaatttctaatttcttaGTCAATACACGCCAAGACATGTGGAAAGTCTTTCTCCCATGTTCACTATAAATACATCACAAAATTTATTTCTCTTAAAAGTTCAACAAACCTCTCTAGCTCgctctctctcctttcttttGCTTACGCCATCTTGCAATCGATATGGCCTTGCTCCAAAACCCTAATATAAAACATGTTCCATTTCTAAGAAACAGAAATCCACAACAAACACTCTTTCTTCCTCACACTCTCTCACTCCCTAATTCTAAAAACAACTCCAAANttttttttttttttttttttttttttttttttttttttttttttttttttttttttttttttttttttttttaactccaaaAGACTTGTAATTGccaattcttcttctccttctctgttATCACCAGTGATTCAATCTTCTCcggttgcttcttcttcctctcctcctCGTCTTCCTGTTTATCGCGTACTGCAGTCCCCGTGCTGCTCCAGTGGGGCAGCGACTGTACTGTTATCTCGGGTTTGGAGAGAGATACAAGGATGTAACAACTGGAAAGATCTCATCGAGCCTTTAAACCCTCTTCTCCAACAAGAGATCACTCGCTATGGCAACTTAGTTTCCACTTGTTACAAAGCCTTcgatctaaaccctaattccaaACGTTACTTGAACTGCAAGTATGGCAAACAAACCCTACTTAAAGAAACCGAAATCGACCAACCTGAGGACTACAGAGTCACCAAATACATCTACGCCACACCGGACATCAACATCAGTCCGATCCAGGACCAGACGAATCGACGAGCGCGTTGGGTAGGCTATGTTGCAGTTTCATCCGATGACTCGGTGAAACGTTTAGGGAGGAGAGACATTGTGGTTACGTTTCGTGGAACGGTAACTAACCCCGAATGGTTGGCAAATTTCATGAGCTCTTTATCTCCGGCTAGGTTCCATCCCCATAACCCGCGTCTCGACGTAAAGGTGGAATCCGGATTCTTGAGTTTATACACATCCGATGAGAGTGAGAGCAAATTTGGACTTGAGAGCTGCAGACAACAGCTTCTGTCCGAAATATCGAGATTGATAAATGAGTACAAAGGAGAAGAGATGAGTATCACACTCGCGGGACATAGCATGGGAAGCTCATTGGCTCAACTTCTTGCTTATGACATCGCGGAACTAGGTCTAAACCGGAGGATCGGCGAGGGAGATATACCGGTGACCGTGTTCTCTTTCGCAGGGCCTAGGGTTGGTAACTTGGAGTTCAAAAAACGTTGCGAGGAGCTAGGAGTTAAGGTTTTGAGGATCACTAACGTCAATGATCCGGTCACTAAACTTCCTGGTGTTTTCCTCAATGAGAATTTTAGGACTTTAGGTGGCTTTTATGAGCTTCCATGGAGCTGCTCATGTTATGCTCATGTTGGGGTGGAACTCACGCTAGATTTTTTCGATGTTCAAAACATTTCTTGCGTTCACGATCTCCAAACTTATATCGATCTTTTAAACCAACGGAGAATAATAAGCTCGAGATCAGCCGATTCCAAGGAAGATGAGGACGGTGACAATTTTGCCTTAGAGTTTTTGAAGAGAAATGGCGAGAAGATGATGCTCTTGAAGGAACAACCAATGATGCATTGGACAAATGCCGTGGATCTACTTAATTATGTATCTAACCATATGTTATACTGTAATATTTTTTAGGACTAGCTAGAATGAGATCCAAACTGGAATTtaggttttttaatttaacatgtACAAATAGTGATAAGTGTATCTATAACATACGTCTATATCAGTGaaggtttttaatttgttatgttTGCTTATGTATATGACTTAATTGTACGTAGTGTGTTTATACatgatattttgatatataaatcaatcatatatcTTTCCAAAGTCGCAAACGCGTAATGCATCTGTCTTTCATATCTGCGTTTACATTTTTCcaatgattaaaatattttatatttttggataaaaagaTATGTGTAAGCTAgtagtttttcatttttccttttttgataaAGTGTAAGCTTTAGTAAACTttaaactaaactttttttgttttgtcaaagcTTTAAACTAAACTAACAAGGCAAAATATCAAACAATGCATTAgctttttaaattgttttttttttggttgaatgtgTGAACAATGCATACGTTGAATTATCTGTAATTTAGTTTACTTTATCGTCCCTTTATACTTGATTGTATGTTTCATGCAAATTAGAATTGACTAATTAGCACATTACTAAACATTCTCCCTAGTTGGATTCTTAAGTCGTCATTTATTTCACATTATCGTCCTTTTTACTTACTTCTATGTTTCATGCAAAATGGAATAATTGACTAAACATGCTTTGTAGTTGGAGTTTTAATTATCACCGAATTTATAGTATAATTAAGATGACTAGCTGTGGTCTCCTTTTGTTTTTCCCTAATTCACATCCCCGTAACTAGGTCAAACTTTGACTAAAATTAGAGAATGTTATGCCCAttagtttcatatatatgtGAGAACATAGAACTAtagaatatttattatttttatatatagtgttttgtATGATAGATCAGTTGAAAATTCCGACAACAAGTAATTGTCTTTTAAGTGAATTATATGATTCAAAGGAATAATTTCGAAGAAAGTAGAAATTAAATGCGTAGAATACTTGCGATGTATCTTTTTTGATATACATCATCATATCATCgtcatatatatcataagaAATGATGTAACATTAGACTGTAGTACGACAACGACCTATACCATCGTCACCGATCACAAACCGCGCGCCATGATGAAAGTATAATAGAATATGCGATTCCTCCGTATATAACTAAACTCTTTGTAAAGCTCTTCTTAGTGTTTTAAAGTCacctatattttaaaaataatattaagttaaaaaataGTAATCGTAGTTTAAAGTTAATTATAGATTGAAAAAGGACAAACGTGGGTCCATATGATGATGAAACCATATATTATCCCTTAGTTTGAAAATTTGATCGAAAAGTGAATGTCCCCTAAAGCATATGGAAATAAAAACATTTGGACCCAaggtttcctctttgtttttgtatgaaCGTAATAAGATATGTAAGAATGTAGTAAAGCTCTCTTAAGAGTATTTTAAGACCATATACAaactttatattaaataaatcgtttgtttgatattatattttacttacATTACAAACTAAaatcaattgttttttgtttggtcaaagACGTTTCAGGAGATGGGCTTCAGATCTCGATCAGTTTATACATTATTGATGATCAAAATCATATCCACAATCAGCAACAAGTCTCGATGGCAAACCACACTCTCTTAAGGTCTCAGTTACTTAAACGTTACTAATGGATTATGGGCTTTTGGCTAAACTACATATTTGGGCCATTCTCTCTTTCCAAAATCAATCACTaatccgtttttttttgttaataaaaagaCGACAAGAGCTTATTAATTGCACCGAATTTGCGGcacataattcaaaaatattaatttaaaaaaaaaataattatgaaaccACTTCATGCGCAGTATGTCTTTCTCTCATCCTTTTCATATTTGCCagctccatctctctctctctctctctctagaaatcatcatcaaagaacTAGCTAAGGATGTCttcggatgatgatgaaggaggAGAGGAGTATCTATTCAAGATTGTGATAATCGGAGACTCTGCCGTCGGGAAATCGAACCTTCTCTCTCGGTACGCTCGAAACGAGTTCAACGCTCATTCCAAAGCCACCATCGGCGTTGAGTTCCAGACGC is a genomic window containing:
- the LOC104749701 gene encoding phospholipase A1-Ialpha2, chloroplastic-like, yielding MALLQNPNIKHVPFLRNRNPQQTLFLPHTLSLPIFFFNSKRLVIANSSSPSLLSPVIQSSPVASSSSPPRLPVYRVLQSPCCSSGAATVLLSRVWREIQGCNNWKDLIEPLNPLLQQEITRYGNLVSTCYKAFDLNPNSKRYLNCKYGKQTLLKETEIDQPEDYRVTKYIYATPDINISPIQDQTNRRARWVGYVAVSSDDSVKRLGRRDIVVTFRGTVTNPEWLANFMSSLSPARFHPHNPRLDVKVESGFLSLYTSDESESKFGLESCRQQLLSEISRLINEYKGEEMSITLAGHSMGSSLAQLLAYDIAELGLNRRIGEGDIPVTVFSFAGPRVGNLEFKKRCEELGVKVLRITNVNDPVTKLPGVFLNENFRTLGGFYELPWSCSCYAHVGVELTLDFFDVQNISCVHDLQTYIDLLNQRRIISSRSADSKEDEDGDNFALEFLKRNGEKMMLLKEQPMMHWTNAVDLLNYVSNHMLYCNIF